The DNA region AGTGATGTGCCCTCTGGGGCATCTGCAATTATATATGCTTTCCCAACTATTTTGCCTGCATTCGTCTTTCATAGCATAATTCCTTTTATTTATGAATATCAAAAAGGAGACGTTAAACGTATAAAAAAAGATATATTAATTAGCAGCATAACTATTTTAGTTATTTATATAATATTTATTTTTGCATCTTTAGGGTTAGTTCCTCAATATAATATATATAGCTTTCATAGTCTCTTTTTATCAAATAACTATACACCAAATGGTTTAATAGGAGAAATTAAAGCAATATCAGGGTCAAATATACTAGAAGTAGTATTAAAATTATTCATTCATACTGCAATAATAACATCCTTTATAGGTGTTAGCATATCTATAGCACATTACATTCGTGATCTATTTAATAAATATGGTAAGCACCTAAGCAATTTAACTTTAGCGCTAATATGCTTTATCCCACCACTAATATTTACTATATTATATCCCTTGGAGTTTATTGTTGTACTACAATATGCATCAATATTTACTGTCATAATATTTATTTATACCCCGATACTACTTAGTACAAAAACAAATCTTAAAGTATATTTATCTCACACATATATGGTATCTGTTGGAAGTGTCATTATCCTATTCGAAATCTTCAATTTATTCTATGAAACTAACCCTTTTATGTGGATATAATAAGAGTTTGGTAATGGCTATTAATAACAGCATATGAAAATATATAGATTATCACCTTCCAAAAGTCAGGTCCAATCTCGAACAATATACCCCAAAATATTGATATATAAAGGTTTCATTTTTTACAATACTGAAAAGGTACTATTCAAGTTACCAATGTAACAAAAAGTCCCTCTATTTTGATGTTTTATAATTAAGCTGCTAACTCCAAAACTGGAGATGGAAAAGAATTACTAGAAGCTTGACCAAAAGCACCATAGCTAAAACCTGTTGAAACAAAGCTTAAAGCTACTACTGTTGTTAATATTACTTTTTTCATTTTGATAATCTTTTATATAATTTAAATTTTATATTCCTATTATGATATTTGACTTAACTAAAGTCAAATATATGGTTTTTATAAATACTATAAGATTAAGTTATGGTTACCAAGGCCTTTAAAAATTATCTCTCGCATTATAGAGATCTTATAAAGAGTATTTCCTAAAATTTTTAGATCACTAGCACTTAACTTCTATCTATAAAATGATAATTTTTATTTACTCATAACCATCTAAGCCACTTATATTGCTAGGTCTAAAACCAACTAATACTATTAGTTGTAAAGCTATTCTAGTTAATATTCGACCTTGATAGTTAATCTATATCATTTAAATTAGATTGATCACCTATTCTATAAATTAAAACCCTTAAGTATTAACCTTGTTTGTAGCTATATCTCTAACAATATTATATTTCGTATAACTTCTTACCCACAGCTAAAGAAAAGATACCTGATAATAGTGTTTTGATTTTCTTTTGAATATTTTTACGGTCTCTTTATCAAAGATACTAACTATTTTCCATGTCTCTATTTCATCTATTTTATGATATTTAAGCTTTAGTAGATATTTATCAAATAGTCTTTGCTTATAAGTATCCTCTGATTTCAAGGGTCTGCACCTCATGGCCTTTTAACATCTAAATACCTTTCTGTAACATTACTGAATAAGTTACCATCTTGTAGCTTCTATTTTTTTTTCTCTATTTTTGAATTCTTACAATTTGCTAGAAGTTTATTGTATTCAGATACTTTATCTCTACCTCTGCTATTGATGTCTTTGTATTGACCAAGGGTAATCTTATCTTTAGATCCATTAAATGAGAATCTATAAGTACCAGCTATAATTACCCTTAGGCCTAGATAATAGATATAATCTTTCACCATCTTCTCTATAGACTTTGGCTTTTTTTAATTCTTTTATATCTTTTGATCTTTCTATGAATTGTTTAGTTAGAATACCCATAATGATAAACAAAAAATCTCAAGGTACCACAAAGCTAGAGATTGGACAATACAATTAGATACACGATGAGACAGTAAATATATCTCAAAGCATTTATATTATTATGATACTTGATGATATTAGTTGAAACAACAATATGGTGCCCGGGGCCGGACTCGAACCGGCACGGAGGTTAAGCTCCGAGGGATTTTAAGTCCCTTGTGTCTACCAATTTCACCACCCGGGCAGTATGGAGGCTGAGGCCGGAATCGAACCGGCGTCCAAGGCTTTGCAGGCCTCTGCATAACCATTTTGCTACTCAGCCATACATGCACAAATTTATGGAGCGGGAAACGAGGTTCGAACTCGCGACCCCAACCTTGGCAAGGTTGTGCTCTACCACTGAGCTATTCCCGCTTTATAGAAACATATGTTACCTTATTTTAAAGTTTTGTCAACACTGATATATACTAAATCACTATAATATTTTCTTTATTTTTTTATCACTTTAACTATTAACATCAAAAGTTATTTTAAATATTTTTTGAATATCATTTATTAGCTTAATATTAGGTGATTTACTTAAATCAACTCTACCATTATTTTCCATAGGATTATGCTTTTTCAGAGATTTTGTATCATCAATCAACATATTTAATAACGCGGTCTGATTAACTGGTTTATTTGCTTTTGCATGAATGCTTATATTCTTAGTATTTTGTAAAAACATTGCAAAAGATGATAAGGCCTTTCTCAAGAACTGATTTTGCTGTTGTACTGCAAATAGCTGTAATAAAGCCCCATATGATCCAAGTATTTGCTGAGGAGTTGTATTTGGATCCTTATTTGTATATCTTGCAACCTTTTCCAACAAACCATTATTTACAAAACTAAAATCAATATTTGTCAAACATAGCTGATTATTACAGTTATATAGATTTTTATGCTTCTTATCCGTTACCCCAAGATATGGTAATAAGTCTAATTTACCATTAACTACTGCTTTTGTACTAGCACTTAGATTAGATAAGCCTTCAGCTGTTATATTAAAATTATTATTATATTTGGAATCTTTATAACTACTATCTGAGGTTATTTTTATGTTTAATTGTTTTTTATCTAAAAGATTAAGAATCTTCTGAACTGGAGATTTTTTAGAAAAAGAATCTTTATCAAAACTTAATTCAATTGCAATATCTGCTGTATTTGTTTGAATATATGCATTTTTCCAAAATACGTTAGAGCCATTTATTATATCCTTCATTTGAGTATTCTCTAAATCAATACCATCAGCTACAAGATTATACTTAACATGACTTTGTGAACCTAAGCTACCATCAACATTAAGTTCAAACTCTCCCGAACTTTTACCTAGTGATCCATTGATATCTAAATTAGGAGTTTGCTTATAATCTTTACCTAGATATTGCAATGTT from Francisella halioticida includes:
- a CDS encoding aromatic amino acid transport family protein, which translates into the protein MLSLPLIVAACGFSTAIILLIISWSIMYIAAIKLLNTCAEYPLGANFTSIMYSKTPKICLIFFTIIYLLFTYSMLSSYISQGSSILCNIDGINHLNKSQIGMFSIVFVLIFGALIFSYKISDYTNRIFVIFKFIFFIIAIITMLFYININYLSDVPSGASAIIYAFPTILPAFVFHSIIPFIYEYQKGDVKRIKKDILISSITILVIYIIFIFASLGLVPQYNIYSFHSLFLSNNYTPNGLIGEIKAISGSNILEVVLKLFIHTAIITSFIGVSISIAHYIRDLFNKYGKHLSNLTLALICFIPPLIFTILYPLEFIVVLQYASIFTVIIFIYTPILLSTKTNLKVYLSHTYMVSVGSVIILFEIFNLFYETNPFMWI